The Magnolia sinica isolate HGM2019 chromosome 3, MsV1, whole genome shotgun sequence genome includes the window GGTAAAATTAAATATTGATGGGGTTGCATCCGGAAACCCTGGCCCGTCTGGCGGTGGCGGCATTTGCAGAAATGCCAATGGTGAACTGATTTTCGCTTTCTTCAAGGGTTACGATCACGAGTCTAATAACAGAGCGGAACTTCGGGTCCTCCATGATGCGATGCTACTCAGCATAGAGTGGGGGCTGCAAGACGTGCTCACTGAATCGGACTCCTCCTTTGCCGTGGATGCTTTCAAGGGGCTGTCGCACTTACATTGGAAATGGGATTATTGGATATCACGAATCAAAAATCTTCAAACCAAAGACAATTTTCTCATATCTCTTATTCCCCGTGAAATCAGCGGGCCGGCGGATGGCCTCGCTCGCTTGGGAGCGGCCAAGCAGAATTCCTTTACGACAAACACGATGGCCGCTCTCCCTAGGCTGATTAGGGGCCTCTGTTTTCTCGACAAAGTGGGCATTGGTGCGCTAAGGGAATCATAATCccgtttcctttccttttttttctttgtatAGCCACATGATAGGCGGTTCGGGCATTCTTTTTGTCAGCCCGTGTGCGCCCGAATGGGGGTTCCTCTATAACTTTGCTGTTGATATGAATGGAATCCAAggtttaaaaaattaattaaaaaaaaaaaaaaggacctgaACTCCGCGTTCAGCTCGGGCCTGAACTCCTATACTATTGTTTTTGGGTCAAAattaggacccaccaatcatgtAAGCCAAGCCATTATTACTGAATTTGGTCTGTGGAATGTGTGGCACTGGAGTAGGCCATGTCTAACTACAAGTTGCATACTAGAGCCTGTATGTTTTGGCTAAAACTTGCAGTTTGGCTGCAACTGGCCTAGGCATGTTTTGCCCCATTACATCTCTTTCAGAGCAAGTCCCTTTAGAGAAGCTAATAAGCTACCCTTCAAAAACAGAGTCCCCAGATAAGCTGGTTCATTAGGTAATTGTTTAGACAAGGAAGGAGCTGTGAGACAGTCCATGTACGTGGGAGGTGTGTATCCATTAATGGATAGTTATATCTTTTCTATCCTTTGATAATAAAAAACCAATCaatcaatgagagagagagagagagagagagagagagagagattgggactGGACTTAGATCTAATAACATCTGTCAGTTTGGGCTCAAGCATAGAAAATTTGGCCTGACACGAGCTCTAGCCCAAGCATTGTTCCTTCAGGACAGGCTTAACATCACAGTTCGTTGAGATCCATAAACCCAAATCTAGTTAGCACTGTCAATTAGCACCTGGACATAGACCCGTGATAACTGAATTTGGTTTATGGGTCGGACAGTGCAGAATGCAGGCCATCAATATAACTAGAAATTACATACCACATCCAGTACTGGGCTGCAATAGGGCCAAATACTTTTTTACCCCATTCCATTTCTTTCAGACAAGTCCTGAGAGAAGCTATTTCATTAGCTGATTGTTTAGCCAAGGAGGGAGCCATGGGGCATGGGGCAGTCCATATGTATGGGTGACGTGTATCCATTAGTGGCTGGCTATACCCTCTGTCTCCTAGTAAATTTTCCGTTAAtctaagtaaaaataaaataaaaatgcttgGGCTTGGGTCTGATAATCTAAATCAGTTAGTGCTCGAGGCTATGAAACTTGGCCCGACTTAAGTACCAGTCCAAGCAGTGATCCTTCAGGACAGGCTAGCATCACAGTTCATTGACACCCCTAAAGCCAATTCTAGTGACAGCTGTCAATGGCAAGCTTGAATCCATAGGTACCCAAAGTTTCCAACCTGATTTAATTGGATACGTATCCAGATTTCAGGTCCAATtaataattgggtcagattcagATCGAATGACTCATATCCAATTACAATGGGTCAGATTGAGTATTATATCTCGGGTACACTTCATCTAATAGAATACATGATTTTTTAGGTTTATCCGTTATCTATTTACAGTTGTAATTTAAGAACCTTACATGTTTCTGTATGGATCTGAACTCGAATCTGGATCCATAATTCTAAATACGAACCTGATTCATGCTTCAACCTAAATCTGACAAGATTTgaaacccattttcaaatcctaaTCCATGCTTGAAATTAAATCTGACAAGACTCAATGGGATCATAGTTTTGAATATCAATATTGTACTTGCCATTAAGGTTATATTTTATCTATATCAGGGTGATAGGATAGGCATACGTGGCCGAATCAGCCCACCCTAACAAATGGACCATGTAACGTGATATGGTGTGTATTGGCACCAATACAAATCCAATACAGCCGATAAAACCACAAAGACCTaattttggaaaaagaaaaatcagttttttcactcacttttccttttctttttttctttttcatttcaacttCGTAGGAAGCTTAGAAAGTCAATTTAAACTAGATGTAGAGTCatagacctattttgggatcaaaagaTAAGATTCTAGTGGGATTTGACAAATCAAAGCTGAatagaccattatgggaaaaatcgaaAAAAGGCGTAAACCCTTGGGCTTCtttttgtatttcaatgtaatgggtcTTACTTcgccaaatcatgcttgatttgtgttcagtTGGGGCCCATTGGTTTACTTTCAACATGTTAAGCCAACAGACAACATCCTTATCAACGAATAGTCTGATATACCATTATATAAATGTccaaaatataaagaaaaaatatCATAAAGAAAGGTAGGGGGTTCATGTTTTCAACTATTTcttcttttgcttcttcttcttctttttgtatttcaatgtaatgggtcTTAATTCACCAAACCATGCTTGATTTGCAATTGGAGCCCATTGGTTTACTTTCAACATGTTAAGCCAACAAACAACATCCTTATCAATGAATAGTCTGATATACCATTATATAAATGTCCAAAATATAAAAATGATAGGTTGTTAAATATCTCATTTCCCCCCTTTTCTTTAtgatatttttttatgaattctttGCCTTCAAAATTTTTTTTGACTCATATGGGCAGATATTGATGTCATATGTCACACCTATATCATATTGTTTTTCAGCCTAGCTGATAGACCCATTCAGAACATGGACGGGATACTCGGATCCAATCAAATAGGGATCTAGTACCTCATATATGCAAACCCAACAtacccaaatctgaatccaccaGGCGTGTCCGGTACAAGTTCTCCAGTATTTGAATCAAACCCGACCTATTGATACCCCTAGTTTTGTCAACGCAAGTTCACCTCTAATAGCTTGGTGACTAAAAAACAACATTAGATAGATTGACTAGAGGGAGACAAATCTTGGATAGACATGAGGCTATTGTTTCCAAGGATGATTATCCTAAGAAGAAAAATGTCCTCATAGGATTCCAGGCAGATTTTTCAATAGTATGTAGCACACAACTTTCATGCTTCCCAATAAGATGGTGTACATGGAAGAGAGAACGCACTCAATAGCTATTGTTTTCCCAATCTTAGAGAATGGTTTCTGCCGTTCTTTATGTTATGCTAATTGGAATTCAGAGTTAGATGATTGTAAATTTATTAGTGGTTATATCTTCACCATGTCAGGCAGAGTTGTTTCATGAAAATCTAAAAAACAAACTTGCATAGCTCATTCCACAATAGAATCTAAAATCCCCTCTCCAAATGATGCTATCTCCCTCCTAATTGATCTTCCTCTTCCACCATTTTTTACTTTTCTGTTTTTGGCATAAGGACGTGTTTGTTTTATGGTGCTGGTGTTGGGATTCTCATGGCCTATGCACGTTGTGTGCATCCATCTACTAGGGCATTATATCTTGAGAGATAGTGCATTGAGAACCCTCTACACCGATTCTACACACTGAGGGGCGCGACCTATCTCAAAGATAGCAATCATGTACACATCCTGACCCAACGGCGAATTGAATCTTCATCCTATTGATAGCAACCCATATCTTCATATGGATGTGGAGTTCCATATATTATGTGTTCCATTATTCATTTTTTCCCGTATCTATTTGTTAAGATTCAACAACAAGCACTTTAAGGGGAtaccctctctccttacatcattaTGTAACTACCATAGCCTTTAAAAGACGTGATCGTTGGATACAACATGCATATAGCATCGTTATGGATTATACACAAAAACAAAGCATTGAACACAATATCGTCCCCAAAGCATGTACTAGAAGTTACAAAAGGAAATGTGATTGCTATATTAAAAACCAAACATGATGTAAACAAAATACAAGAAATCACAATCTTAAGCATAATGGAAATTTAAGGACAACACTTACAAGAACCACCCAATGCCCATACCACAGCAAGGAAGCCGAGGCCTCCTCACTGGAATACCTTCCACAACTGCCCCGTAAGTTTGATACCCCACTGATCTCACAAAAAGAGAAACCATGTTACACCCCTGCTCATGTAAATTTTTCACAATACATTTCAATAACATGTGTGGTACAAAGTCAGAGCTCAAAAGACGCCCAAAAATAGAATATGAACATTCCTtaaatttgataaaaagaaaaagaaatcgacAGCAAAATCCCAAGGTGTAGCTGTGTAGGTTATCAGAAGTGAATCCAAATTAGAGGACTAAAACTTGGTTTCGGCATATCATACCTTCACCACCAATATGGGGTCGTATTGCCCTGTTTCCTGGCAATACAGGCCGATACAACCGTATCAATCATGTACAAAATCGATACCATATCATTTTGGATGATGCTTTTAAACCTTCGAACCGATACCATATGTTTTGGATGATGCTTTTAAACTTTCGAACCCATAACATATGTTTTGGATGATGCTTTAAAACCTTGGACCAGTGTAGCCTAGAAGAGGATGGAGAAACTACTAAAAATTTGAATCTGGTTATTTTATAAATAATGGTGGaaagcatataataacataaaaaaAACGAAGATGCAGGTTATTAAAAGGGCCCCCCACGTTGCACGTTAGAAAGGGGCTGGAGGAAGGAATTGGCCAGGACTCTATAATGCACCAAACGGAGCCAAAACTCCAAAAACAcaaaaactaaaaccaaaaaaaaaaaaaaaaagaaccttggcattttaaaaaatgtaaatcagctatattagaggggaaaaagaagaagtgaaGGTTACGTAAGAGGCACCCATGGCGCATGTTAGGAGTACCTGGGATTGCATGATAGGTTTGTGGATTCTGATAAAAGGATGGGGGTGGAGGTGTTGAAAGCCCAGGTGGAGGAAAAGCAGGCGTTGATTGGATGGATGCGGAATGAGGATAGACTGGTGAAAAGGTGCCATAAAGAGGCTGATGGACCGGGATCTTCGTCGGATCTTCTTGCGGCATTTTCGGGTTTTAATTTGGGAGAATCTCAGAGAAGCAGAGAGACCCAGATCCGAGCTATTGACCCTGGTCCCGGGTTTCTCTTGGCAGcgaagaaaaggagaagatttTCTTTGAAATGGAGAGATTTTTATGGGGAGAAGCAGAGAGTGGCACCACGGGAAACGGACGCGGTTCGGCCGGTGATCCCAACGCCAGCAAGGATAGCTGGTGTCAAACCTCTACGGGCCTACGACGgagtatgtgtttatccacgccgtccatacgtcaATTCATTTCAGCGCATGAgccgaaaaaaataaaaaaagccgaTCCAGAGCCCAAGTGGTTGGATCAAGTAgatctttgtgttttccattcaaccaTATATGTGGCTCTAGGAACAAattagatggcaaatgaacaaTTTTCAACCATAAAAGCTCTATTctcaatgtttcctatggtggatccacttgagctgtggtatactacattttttagctcataccccGAAATGCGTTGGCAAAATAATTAGACAatgtagataaaatgcatacatcatggtggcccacaaaggtaCGATCGCCAGCTAAACCTAGTCAGAAACACCTCTATCTTTGGACGCAACCCTCACCGCTGTCGGAAGccaggtgggcctaccatgatgtgtgtgaaatATATCCCGTGCATCCGCTTTTCCAGCTCAAGACGAAAGCACAAAAATGACGTGGATCcaaaatgggccacaaaacaaGAAAGGAGTTGGGAGTAAAATGCCGCCGTGCAAAAAAATATGGGCGTAGCAAATAAATATGGAAGGGGATGAGGAATTTCCGGACCTGATTTAAGCAAGACTTCTTACATCCAGTAGCTGATTTGATGATTCTATGGTGTCCCAAACACGTGACGTATGAATGGGATCTTGCTAAAGATGCAGCAGGTCAAGCAACATTGGTTCAGGCTATACACCATTATCATAATGGCGACTGAAAATCATAACATAAATAACCCCTCTCAATCCTATGAAGTTAATTATAATTGGGTATGAACCTTATCACAGGCAGCTTACATTACAAATTCACTTGAACGTTACCaccaggatgaactgaaaacacaaaaaattggCCTTATTTGACAGATGTGTGGacgcatgaatgtttcaacaggaTGTACCATATCTGTTGTTTCTTTGTCTTGTGACCTGCTTAAGTTTTGCATTGCTTTATTTTTAGGCGGGGTGTTATTACGTCCTACCTTACCTAGACATAAACAGGCAGTTTTGTgggagacccactgtgatgtatctatttatttatgttatcatttttttttcttcaatatttttaaAGTATGAGTataaaaacaaggcagatccaacacCTAAGTGGCCTACATCAAATATAGAGTCCGGATCCtttgttatcaggtcaacagagaattcctgataccctaattctcattggtccacgtcaccactcactaaaaaaataaaaataataaaaaacaacttcggacgccaaaccattagggtaacaggaattctctgttgacatgataacagaggatcccgactctcaAATATAagtttggttgcattaaatgcatagAGCATTAACAGTAAGAGTAATATGTCTTGCAGTACACTTCAGCCTTacatcagcctcatttttgtgctcatgcctaaAAATAATCAGAGAAGAGGAATGGACAGCATACATAAACAGGTACATCACGGTGCAGGTTCGTGGCTAGAGAGGGGcggataggacgcaatccacatccTTTTAACCTCATGTCCTAACATCAGTtggacaaacggatgaacggacagaattctcacaaacatcacaatggccctgcCTAGCTTTCGACAGCAGCAAGTAGCAAGCAACCCGCTTCTGCCGTCTTGGAGCCCCAGGCCCCAGCGACCACGTTTGCAAGTTGCAAGTGGAACTTGTACGGAGCCCCGGCAGATAATTTGGTGGTCCCCACCCGATGTCACGGCAGAAAGATGGACTTGCTTGTGTGGGTGTTGTTGCCCAGGTTCCACGTTCAACGAATCACATGAGGCAAACCTAATGAATGTATGTGGCCGA containing:
- the LOC131240815 gene encoding large ribosomal subunit protein eL20z-like isoform X2, with protein sequence MPQEDPTKIPVHQPLYGTFSPVYPHSASIQSTPAFPPPGLSTPPPPSFYQNPQTYHAIPGNRAIRPHIGGEVGYQTYGAVVEGIPVRRPRLPCCGMGIGWFLFLTGFFFAAVPWYVGAFILLFVVVDYREKAGLIACTIGLLPKAMREMISPVRFWSSGQTSNSQDPWGPTNSPHRWINSLQLVENAGLIACNIGRYR
- the LOC131240815 gene encoding large ribosomal subunit protein eL20z-like isoform X1 yields the protein MPQEDPTKIPVHQPLYGTFSPVYPHSASIQSTPAFPPPGLSTPPPPSFYQNPQTYHAIPGNRAIRPHIGGEVGYQTYGAVVEGIPVRRPRLPCCGMGIGWFLFLTGFFFAAVPWYVGAFILLFVVVDYREKAGLIACTIGLLPKAMREMISPVRFWSSGQTSNSQDPWGPTNSPHRWINSLQLVENAGLIACNIGEKQE
- the LOC131240815 gene encoding large ribosomal subunit protein eL20z-like isoform X4; translation: MPQEDPTKIPVHQPLYGTFSPVYPHSASIQSTPAFPPPGLSTPPPPSFYQNPQTYHAIPGNRAIRPHIGGEVGYQTYGAVVEGIPVRRPRLPCCGMGIGWFLFLTGFFFAAVPWYVGAFILLFVVVDYREKAGLIACTIGAVLVAISVILGVSNGNLEW